The DNA window GTCTCTGGAGGCTTGCTGCTTTTATAGAAACCCCATGATATGAGTTTCTTTAGCCTGGAACCGGTTAATCTTATCACCAGAAGCAAAACAAGTCGCTCGCAAATTTTTGTCTGGATTTGGTTCACTTTAGTGATGCTTCagactcaaaaaaaaaaggctaaaATTAAAGgttaaattaagtttaattatttttaataattttaaaagtgGTCGCCCCGAAGGACTAGGACTTTGAAAGACTTGGAGGTTTCTTAAAGTTTGTACTAGGTGTACTTCAATGATGCTGTAGACTCCaaaaaaagtctaaaaataaattagtttaagtttaattaatatttaattaaataattaatatttaaaggcTTGAAAAACATCACTAACTGAATCACTTAATTCTTTGTGAGCTATTCTGGTTGGGTTATTCTGGGAGTCATGTTAGCGGACCGTGAGCATGATTTGTGAATTGGCCGAAATCTTGTACATTGGACTGGTTGTTTTGACCCAACTATTTTTTGTTCGGTCCTCTTATCGCCACGCTCCAGACTATCCAAGTCCGAATTTCTCTGCTGTTCTCTGTActccaaataaatcaattaatttcTCTTAATCTGAACTTTAATTCAGTCCCCCGATTCTGTCTCCAAGTATATATTCCATATCTTTATTACAAAACGTGTCCAATATGTCTTGCCCTTTTTGGAGAACCAACTGATTGACATTCTTTATACTTTTATCGCTTTgtcttttatgtttttattttctgtagACATTTTTACGATAAGCTGGTTTATTGTTTCATAGAAGCTTATCTCTGAACTTATAAAGTTAACAAAAATTGACAGCTATCTTTTTTTCGACTGTAGCGATTATCTGGTTAACACTTGTtgacaaaattgtaaaattcttcaaaccaagaatatatattttttattatttattgtcaaTACTCTACTAAAGCTACCAGGATAACCAAGGATATCAGTAGCCCTAGACCAACTACCTCCTTTCGACTGGAACCACTCTTGTAGCCGCAGGACACTTGCTCCTCTTCGCTGCCCACTCCATAAGTGCACTCATTATCGTAGTAATTTCCATAAACAGCAAAGCTTAGAAGGTTGCTCACCTCCTGGGAGTCCTTTAGGGCGAATCTGACCTCGTGCTGATAGCTAAGGATCAAAAAAGGATATATTGAACCTGAAATACTACTCATACTCCTATTACTAACCTCTCCTCTGAGGCCTTCTCCTGAGACCACTCGAACTGGCTCGGTTCCAGGGGCATCAGGTTGTCCAGAAGCGACAGGGGAATCAGCAGAAACTCCCGCGACTCCGGAAAGGTAACCCCAATCTCCAACTGGGTGAAGGCTATCCGGGATTGTTGCAACTCCCCGGAGCTAGGAAGTAACTGACCACAATCCTCTATTCCGGAACCAGAGCAGCTAAACAATCCACAGTTCCTTATGTAGTTAGTTTCGGCCACATCCCTTTTCGGCAAACCATCAAAGGCACCTATCCGATAGCTGTAGAAGCTGCCATTCTCCTCCGTCTCCTCCAGAAATCGCCATGAGATATTAAAGTGACAGCAGAAGCTGCCCTGACAGAGAGTCCTGCTGAGATTACCAGGAGAAGGCCCTACTCCAAGCTCAACCACTTCCGATTCGTAGTCCTCCAGTTGGTCCCTCATCAGGCTTATACTGGAACTGGTGGCTACCTGCCTGGGTGCACTTCTTCCTGCCCTCTTGTGGATGCTTCTACTGCTGGAGTATTTGGGAACCTGAGCCACATAGAGCGTCCGCTCGCCGGAGTCCTGTCTCATCACACTGATCAATGTGCCACTCCTTCCATGGTAGATACCCGATCCAGTACTGCCGTCTGATGGAAGACTGGCACCGGCGGCCAGAAGATTCACGTCGTTGGTGTAAGCCCATCCCTGCTGGATCTGGACAGCTAAGGAAGAAAACATCCTGAGAATTAGTTCACCAAATGAATGATTTGTGTTACCTGTGTGGAACGGCAATTGGGAGAACCACATGGATAGGTAAACAAAATCCTTGATGCCTTGTTCCCGGATGAGCTGGTGGGCCGGGTCATAGAAGAGAATGTCATAGCATATGAAGTGCCCAAAGGTGACCCCGAAATCCGTTTCGAAGGTGATAAGCTCCGGCTGGAAAGTGGTGTTCTTCTCCTCGATCCAAAGATGAATCTTTCGGTAACGTGACACCACCACGCCCTGTCGATCGAAAACCACATTGGTGTTGTAGACATTCAGTCCGTTCGAGGCGCAGGGTCTGGTGTCCTCCGGGACATCCTCGCACTTTTGTTTCTCCGTGAGATTGATGACCACGTACTTGCTGGCATTCCGGGCGGCACACGAAATGGTCACCAGGAACTCTTCGTAGAAGGTGGCATTCGGATCACTTAGACAAGGATTAACAAGCTCCTTGGGATCTGGGATGAACGACGTGGAACTTCCATCGTTGAGAGTACTCTCCGGAAATACTATAATATCAGTGGAACTGGCACTTTCAGATTTAATTATTTCCACATAGGCGGCTGTGTTTTCGGACAAGGAGGACTTTTGGAATTCCACCACTCCAGCAGTATAGTAATCCTCCTCCAAAAGATAGGCCTGTGATATGGAAAAAGacttataatattatttagttaattaaaaatatatactaacCCCTTGACTCCAACCAGGCCATAGTCCAAATATTAGGTTGACAATTATAAGGCCTCTAGAAATATCCAACATGTTCTCTTGAAGTCTGTTTATTATTAAACTTCTTCCAAAAATTTGGGGGCCTTTATATAAAGAATCCAATCCAATTCAATCTTTCCACAAATTTTATAACCCTCTATTAAAGACAGTTGGTAATATAAATCGAATTTTgatttatctttatttttatgcttttatggtttttatgtttatggcAATCGGCTTGTATTGAACTTTTTGTGATTATTTTAGGAAGTTATAAGATAGTTATATCTtaagaaagaaaataatacTATCCCAATATTTTTTGGAGAAACTGCCAATCAAATAACCAAAGAAGTGTCTCATCCGCCACTTGACAAGGCTTTTGTCtttattttgtaaactttTAGGATTTGGGACAGCTAATCCCATCCGCACATGCATTTACAGGACAGAGCTCCAGGACTCAGGCTAAGCATCTTCAGCCAAATGCAACATAAATTCAAGTGTTACCCCCACAGTCGCACATGCCACCACCCCCTTCTAACAAAGTCCGTGCCACTTCACTCGACAATCCTTTCCGCTCCGCTATGcgtcttattttatttttgttaagcTCTCTCCTTCACATCCTGCGAGTCCTTGCCCAAGCAAATTGATTTGCGGCAAGGAGGAGAACAAAAAGTTGCAAATGCTTCAAGGGTGGTTTGGTGGCAAGGTGGCGGGTGGTAAGAAGAggcttaaaaaacaaaaacgaagagaaaaaaaaaataaaattaaaaaataatgtttgaaaatttcttggtcatatattttaaatacgaAAATTTACCCAAGGGAGTCGAACCGTGctcacccacccacacacacacacaacttTTGCGAAAAggctctcacacacacacacatactcacTTGCAAGCCTGTTACCTGCTCATTTTATGCGCAAAAAGAAACGAACGGTAAAACACGTTAAAAGCTAAGACGGGgtcccaacaacaacaaaaacaacatgaGCATCAATGGGGCGAAATACAAAGCTAAGGAGgggtgaaaaaaaagaaaagaaaaaagaaaactcaAAAAGTAGGAAGCAAAAtatcataaatttttataagaaatttctatactctttttaaaaaaaattataaaaatatttaatagataattttttattaatataattgGCAAATACCTCTATAAGACTTTGATCTCTTATCCTTACTTTTCTTATCTTATCTTATAGCTTTAAAATATgatatatgatacccggttcTTATAAAATACTTCATTTTTAATAAGACTTAaactaataaatttaaaacctAGTTTAGCTagtctaaaatattaaaaaaattcaattaaaaagtaaattaaatcCAATACCAGGTATTAATATTAGGCCTATTGAAAGTCCTTTAAGATGCTTTTAAAATAAGAACTGTTGTAAGTACAACTTTTAgcttagtttttaattaaaaatataatttaaaaattataaaacagtataaaatacatatacattTAAAGAATATAACCTTTTTATTTAAGTAGCTAATGAATCCGATTGAAAAGTTAGATAATTTGACCAAAGAAGGTGAAATGGCAGCAGCTTCATTTAGTTTTTGGCCTGCCTAAGACCTGCCCCACATATGCATACTCATATATAAActcatatatatttgtatatatttatgtatatattgtaGAAAGTGTGCATATGTGTGGGTGTAGGATGTATAGGTGTGTGGTTGTGTGTGTGGCATTCGTTGCTACTTATGTTTAAGCTTcgtatttaagctttttgcaCGATTTCCTCTAACAAATGGATTTTCACTTGTTGCCCAGCCAGACGTACGAAGCCATCACAAAAatgcactaaaaaaaaaaaatctatgaaaataaatgaaaataaaattaagaaaagaaaagtagAGAATTTCTAAAAGAAAtaacaaatattataatttttgaaataattattaaagagAAATATGAATAACTAAAGTATTCCTAGTATTTTCCTGCCAGTGTGTATGTGGCCTTGTTGTCagccttgttttttttttgtagatctCCCCACACGGACTTGAGGTCCTTTCTGGACTCCTTTTCCGGCAACTCCGTTGTTCCTGGCTCGTTTGCCTTGGCtaacaaataatttaatttcttggGTCGTCTTTTATAcgtatttatatacatatatatttcctcatttcattttttttttctagccaTTTTCTCCATCCGGGtcaggattttttttttgctttcccTTTACGGATAATCGAAGCAAAGTTTCCATCCATTTATCGATGACTAAATGGTGAATGGTCTCTCAATCATTGATTAGTCAGGCCATGAAACCATATAGAgtggtttattttttggacCATGGGACTTGAACCCATACCTCCGAGTTCCGAGTTCTGGAGATTTTTGTCTGGTTGATTAATTGGAATTTTGTTATGCCTTGAGCCTGGCAATTTGTTAGGAAACCCAACCAAAACACACACGCATGCAAACTAAAAAGTATTATTAATGATCCTAACAAAGGGGGCGGCATTTTGCAGTCTCTTAGCTTGCATTTGacatcactcatacgccgcgTTGTCTGAGATTTATGCCGGGCCCCGGAGCATCCGAGTTTCCCATCAAAATCAGAGTCAAAATCAACAGTGTTCTGGTGTTCTCCTGGTACTGGTACTGGTTTCTGGTGGTGTGAAGTGGGTCACTGGTATTCCAGTCTCCTCTCACGGCTGATTAATAACAATCGCTTAAGTCGGCCACAAaaaagtacatacatatgctATATGGtttgtatatataaaataccaaaaaaaaaaggactctAAAGGAGTGATAAATTATGTAAAACATACGCAAAATGAAGGCGCCTTTTGGCTTTGAAAGAACTTTGTTTACAAAGCTAGATTTAAAAAGATTTTGGTTAAGGATTTTAGGagattttttaaagaggacAAGAGATGGGTTTCATTGTGTACCTTAAGACCTATGGGGTTTAATAGCCCATCTATCTATTTAAAaccatttattatttaaagaactaagtttaaaaaaatctttaaaaattttttcaactatctaaaactattaaaaaccTAAGAAATCCATTAATATTTTCCCTCTACCTCCAGAAAGcttttgttataattttttttaagctgaAAGACCATAAGAATTTGTCAAGTTAAGCCCAGAGTTTAGTGTTATTGAGTTGTTATGGTAATCCTTGGGTATTGGGTAACTGTCACTAGGCCTTTATACCCCTCCACCGCCGCTCTACTTCTACCTGCCCACCTGATCCTTCCCGCCTCTTTTCCCGCCGCCCTGCAATCCTGTTGAGAATTCACATGGACGAGTTCATAGTCCACTTTTCCTGGTCATGTCAGGTCTGTGATTTATAGTCGTGTATGTGGCACGACCTCCGCCTCCGCCTGCCGCTGGCCACGCCTCCTTTTGCCACCCCCTGCGGCTGCTGGCCGGTCCACCTGGCTTGGTTTAATAGCCTTAAACGCGTCGGCTAATAAGTTTTCCCAGCTGAGAGGTTACACTTGAATTTttattcgtttattttttaaattaacccTAAAACtatctttttttgtttaaaattaatttttgagaaaatgccctcctcctcgattctcatagggcGCACCTAAGAAAAACCTGATAAAGCCAACAATACCAAAATgataaaatactaaaaatactaAACAAGTATTAAAGCTTTTCATAAAAGTAACAGAGCTCttctcctcgcttctcaaaaGGTTTTCCTAAACACCTACTTTTAGTTAgcctaaaaataccaaaaataatttttaaaatttataataattagtCATCTAAAGATTACCTTTTCTCCCTGTTTTTATGCAtctataattaatttttttcagtgcaaaTGAGCTGACCATATCAGCTGCACTACTCGCACTCGTTAAGCCAATGACTTGGCGTTTGGCTTTTGCTCTTCGAGATTTATTGACATATAAATTTAATGCCGTCCAGCCGCCACACCACCCATTGCCCTCCCCCCCTTACCACACCCCCCACTGGGGAGGCACAACAAAGTTAGGGGGCAGTTGATTGAATGCGCTTTACTGCCTGGATTTCCGTCAGTAAATTGAAAAAGCTGAGAAAAACTCttacgcaaaaaaaaaagaaaaggagaaaataataaaaatcaactTAAAACGAAAGTGAATCCGTTTAGAAGGACAGGTGTGTGTCCTTTATGGGAATATATTCTATTTTAGGATTAGAGATTTGTGATTCAATTTGTGATAATTGAAAAGGAAAAAGCTTCaaattgtcaaaaaaaaagagacttTATACTGAAGAGATCATAAGTGACCAATTTCCTAgttgttagattttttgattaaacaaaaatcaagCTTAGATAGGCACACAAATCTATAACCTTTCACCTTTCCATTAAGCCAGCCCACAAAAAGAAAGAAGAGAAAGTTTCTTGTGACTTTTCAATAGACAGAATCAAGCGCCATTAGTTTGAGTGATGTCATGGAATGGCATTGAATGGTTTTTGGAGGTGTCTTCCGTGGAATTGAATGCCAGGTAAGCCGTTGCAAGAAGGTGACATCGAAAGGATGCCAGACCCATAAGTCAAGCCGCAGCAGCCCCACCACCCCTGGCAGGATCACAAGGACACGGAGCCCGActtcaaattcaattcaattttcatccaatttttttttttctgtcatGAAACGGCGCCAATGTCGCCACATTTTTTTGTCCCACAATCAGAGATGGCATTGTAAAGGTAAGTTTTTAGTAATTTATTGTTAAGAATGTTATATATTTgttacatttatttaaattattaagaaTTTCTTacaaaattaagttaaaaggcTTTCAAAAGCCTGAGACATCatagaaagaaaacaaacacaTTTTAAAgccttaatttataaataaaatacaatattcttgttaatttttcgcttcttgatttttttatattttttagacaATTTTCCTTCATTATATCATCTTTATATAGTTtccttttttaattatatcaTTTAAGCTCTGGTAACCTTTAATTATAGACACTATTTAGCGGCAGCTCCAATTGCCGCAGTTTGAGGCAACTATCTAGGTCCTCCTCCCCCCTCTAAAATGCATCTTCCACAGCCATGAGTCTTAGCTGGATTTTCCTCGctttttccaacattttccacCATCGTCTGGTCTGGTCGGGTCTGGCTGGTTGGCTGTCTGGGAAGGTTCAATGCAGTTCAGTAAATATTATGCTAAATTGAGATAATTTGTTGGCTCAaatacactcacacacacacatacacagagAGGGAGTCCTTGCTAGGTTGTGTGAAGCGTGTCGCCATTTTGGCTCCTGGCGTGTCCTTGCCTCAAATGGATTTGCATGTAAATTTGTTTTGCGCCTTATAGTCACAAATTTTTTGCTCGATTTTGCACATTCTCTAGATTTCTATCGTAATTGGCGGCTGCTTATAGGCAATACGTGAGGGGTGTAGGAAAGCAGACGGTGTGGGTGGAAGAGAGTGCGGAGAAAGTTGGGTGAAAGTTGCTGAAAAGTTGGTAAGGAAGCAGGTTATTTTCTGTCTCTTATTTTTGCCGGAAgtttatttttcgattttggttACTTATCTAGttttgttttcggttttttattttgtattgtaaaataaatacataattattttatttatttaaaatctaagATACTTCCCACAAAGTAGCCAAAAAAACTAGAGTCTTCTTTGATGAATAAAAGCCAATTATTTgttgtttacttttaattaaaatttaattcttttaactttataacttttatttaatcttATAAAGTAttcctatattttttttgtaatcaaaataacttttaattgcttttcgAAATGCATTTTCTTGTCTtggcaacaaaaattgttttaaagaagtcgtttttttttttggtatttttacatttttgtttttctggcacTTACTTGAAGATATTTTTCATggaacttttattaaatattatccTCCCCACCATCCACCACTCCTGTTCAATGTCCTTTATGTTTATGGTAAATATATGTCGGAAAAACGATTCCCGGGCACAAGTATTTCATGCACTTTACTCTCTGGGCTTATTTATGGCATACTTTCGAAacagttttcctttttttttttttggtggcctTTTCCAACAAGAAAGGCCAGAAGAAGAAACATGGCCAGAAGGACTCTCAACTGTTTCGTTTGCATCTCCTCCTGCTCCGGTTCCTCCCATGAGGACGACGACGAGTCAGTGACCCAAACCTCAGACCGAAAGGAATCCCCCAATCATAATAAATTGTACGCTGAAAGACAAGTCGTGTGTGTAAAATAGTCATTAAAAAAGGACCCAACAGGACCAAAGGAGTGGACCAAAAGAGGACATAGGCCAACGTCGGTAGACAGGATCGCCAGGACACACTGTCACAATGcaattaattgttttgtttatcgTTTTATCGGACAGTTTACGCTTGATTTGGTCCAATATACACAGAGACTATATACAGAAATTCCTTTAGGTCCTGCTTCTAGGATACTAGGCAACAACCATTCTGGGGATTGGTGAGTGTGTCTAATGGagtgtgttttgttttgttttttggggagTATTTTGGATAGCCCAGTCCGTGATGACACGTCTTTCAGCATTCTATCCTTGTAAACTTTGCTCGAAACAAGGGTTAATTTTACGGCCAACGAAGCAAAGGACATATTTTGTTGAATATCCTTTTGTTTTGGTGGGGAAGTCATGGAGTTTATTTAAGGATACTTGTaggtatttaatttaaaaattataaatcgaaaactataaaaattaaatccaaaatatggGTTGAGTTTGTGCCCCACTTGCTACTCATTTGATTAGAGACCTGGCGAGTCCTTGATACTTGGTACTTGTCCTTTTTGGTCCTTTACCGAAACGACCTCGGAAAAtgtctctcttttttttggggaattttCCATTTCAGTTTCATGGAGCAAACTGAGTCAGTATCCAGTATCAGTGGCAATGCTGCTGCTACTGTCTgcatatttgcatattttcattttcgggGGAATGGGCGAAGGGGCTGGGGGGGCCTGTGACCACACAGGACATCAGGATGCCGAAATGAGGATAATAATGCGAGCCATTACACATGCCAAAAACCAGGCGCATGCTGCAAGGATACTAGCCACAAACAGGATGGAACGAGTCCATATAATGCGCTTTTCGAAAAACTAATATGAAAATAATGTGGGCCGATTCTGAAGAGGCGAGTGGGGCAAGTGCGGTGGAGATGGGTGTGGCTGGGTGGTTAGTGTACTTTCATACCAGCAAGGAGCAAGGACATAGCTGCACGGTGTAAGTGTGCGAGAgtatgtgtatatgtatatccttCGAAGGACACTGTAGCCACAGTCGCTCATAAATATAGAACAATAAAGTAATAACCGATGATAGTTCCAAATCGATGGCTTAATCGACTTATTTTTGCTTAGCACACAAGGTAACTATAATTAGGAGCTGGTTGATGATTAAGATGGAAAAGGATAATGCAAAAAGAAACTAAGGCTCTAGTATAAACAGTCTTTAAATAACATAAAGTATTATTactttgaatttaaaattaagatttaagctaaatataattttaagattttataaatatatttaaagtttattttcattGATATTTTTCACAAAACCCTTCTGAAATATACTCTCAATAGCTTTACACTCATTTTGAAATGGAGCCTTATGGCCTGGAGTCTTGTGGCATAAACCGATTAGATGCACCATCACTCCCTAGCCCTCCCTTTTTCCCACACCTGTAACAGAATCCTGTTGCATGCAACAGGAAATGAAATATAAACGTTGTGCGTGCAATCGTGTATAAATTCTGGCAAtggcattattattattattattataacgCTCTGACTTTGCcacgtttttcatttttccattTCTCAATTCTGTATACGTAGTCCTTGCTGGCAGGGGACTGGATAACTGTGAAGCGTATCCCTGGAGCGAATgcaatgaaaatggaaaattgtttAACATCATCAACACGTACCGTTGACGTGtggaaaatgctgaaaattATCACTGACACTGAAtggaatatatgtatgtatgtgtgtctacttaaatacatatattttattttccaacatgtttaaaataccaaaaaaaaatggtggaCAATGGATAATGATTTTCAATTGAATTATCAGAGTTGTTGGCcaacttttcattttcaatttatttaagctcTATAATAccttattatttgttttaattacattttttgtttatccaCCTTTTGAGATGTTTATAGATACTGAATGTTGATACAAAATATTGCAACAttagcagtttttttttgtgaaaatttattttccattttgtgGCCCGTTGCCGGTTGATTGTTGCTTTTATTGGATTATTGTCGTAAATTATAAAAGTCActggtttttttaaaaatagtgggtctgataaaattattaatggTTTTTAGGTCAAATCCTTAACAAATTTGTCTCATAATTTCAAAATccacatatatttgttttaaaagccTGTTGCTTTCAACAatttcctttattttatttaagccTAATTTAGGCCATTTCGAAGTACtgttgtttatatttttatacctgtAATTCCTGTGTTACCTGTTGGCTTGTATTACCTGTGCTTCTGACTTCATTTAGTTTTGCATAAAAAACGCGTTAAAGACACACGCGGTCAGCGGCATCGTTAGCTTTTCCACCTTTTCCTTAAAATCTTCAGGCACAACAACACAAAACACATAAAAAATGGCATATTGTGGAAattatatacacacacacacacccatacacaccacattaaaaaaaagaagtcaaAATGGCAAAGGAAATGAAGAAAaacttgatttatttttatgtgcTCAGCGATGCggcaagaaaaataaagtgggtgggtttatttttttttttttttggataagGAGGAGGTGGGACAGGACCTGTTTTCCATTCATACAAATGCTACGTGCGTAATGACCAGgctaaaacacacacacacatacacactctCTTGAAGTTAAAGAAGTTcca is part of the Drosophila bipectinata strain 14024-0381.07 chromosome XL, DbipHiC1v2, whole genome shotgun sequence genome and encodes:
- the LOC108120472 gene encoding vanin-like protein 1, translating into MLDISRGLIIVNLIFGLWPGWSQGAYLLEEDYYTAGVVEFQKSSLSENTAAYVEIIKSESASSTDIIVFPESTLNDGSSTSFIPDPKELVNPCLSDPNATFYEEFLVTISCAARNASKYVVINLTEKQKCEDVPEDTRPCASNGLNVYNTNVVFDRQGVVVSRYRKIHLWIEEKNTTFQPELITFETDFGVTFGHFICYDILFYDPAHQLIREQGIKDFVYLSMWFSQLPFHTAVQIQQGWAYTNDVNLLAAGASLPSDGSTGSGIYHGRSGTLISVMRQDSGERTLYVAQVPKYSSSRSIHKRAGRSAPRQVATSSSISLMRDQLEDYESEVVELGVGPSPGNLSRTLCQGSFCCHFNISWRFLEETEENGSFYSYRIGAFDGLPKRDVAETNYIRNCGLFSCSGSGIEDCGQLLPSSGELQQSRIAFTQLEIGVTFPESREFLLIPLSLLDNLMPLEPSQFEWSQEKASEESYQHEVRFALKDSQEVSNLLSFAVYGNYYDNECTYGVGSEEEQVSCGYKSGSSRKEVVGLGLLISLVILVALVEY